DNA sequence from the Streptomyces cinnabarinus genome:
ACAACCTGCTGGGCACCGGCATCGACTGGTTCGGCGAGCACCAGGCGGCGCTCGCGTCCTACGTCGCGGCCGGGCTCTTCGCCGCGTCGCTGTCCGTGGTGACCTTCCTGGAGCTGCCCGACACGCGCACCCCGCGCGCGCGTTCCCCGCTGGAGGGGCTGCGCCGCCCGAAGACGGGCACCGGCGTCGACAAGGGCCGTACCGGCGCGATCCCGCTGCTGGTGCCGGCCTGCGCGGCCGTCGCGGGCGCGGTGTCGGCCTCGGTCGCCGTTTCGGTGCTGCACGCCAAGGACCTGGGCGGCGGCCCGGTGCTCTACGGCCTGCTGGTGCTCGCGCTGACCGGCGGAGTCGGCGTCGGCATCCGTACGGCGCCCAAGGTGCTGGTGTCGCTGTCCCGGCGCCGCCTGCTGGCGCTGGCCATCGCGCTCACCGGCATCGCGCTGCTGGTCGCCGGGCTCGTCCCGGACGTCACCACCGTGCTGCTGGTCCTCGTGCTGGCGGGCGTCGCCGCGGGCGTGGCCGCCAACACCGGCCACACCCTGCTGGACCAGGAGACCGAGGACTTCCGGCGCCCGCGCACCACCGAGCATCTGCACGCGGTCGTCCGCGTGTCCGTGGCGCTCGGCGCGGTCGTCGCGCCCGTGGTGGCCGCGGCGATCGGCCCGCACCGGCTGGAGAACGGCCGGTTCGTGTTCGCGCACGGCGGTGCCGCGTTCACGCTGATGCTGGTCGGCGCGCTGCTGCTGCCGGTGGCCGCCCTGGTGCTGGCCAAGGTCGACGACCGTTCCGGGGTGCCCCTGCGGCACGATCTGCGCGACGCGCTGCTCGGCGGCGACGACCCCGAGCAGGCGCCCGCCGCGACCGGCTTCTTCGTCGCCCTGGAGGGCGGCGACGGCGCCGGCAAGTCGACCCAGGCCGCGGCGCTTGCGGAGTGGATCCGGGCCAAGGGCCACGAGGTCGTGGTGACGCGCGAGCCGGGCGCGACGCCGGTCGGCAAGCGGCTGCGCTCGATCCTGCTGGACGTCTCCAGCGCCGGTCTGTCGCACCGCGCGGAGGCGCTGCTGTACGCGGCCGACCGCGCGGAGCACGTGGACACGGTGGTGCGGCCCGCGCTGGAGCGCGGCGCGGTGGTCATCTCCGACCGCTACATCGACTCCTCGGTCGCCTACCAGGGCGCGGGCCGTGACCTCTCGCCCACCGAGATCGCCCGTATCAACCGCTGGGCGACGAACGGCCTGGTGCCGCATCTGACGGTGCTGCTGGACGTCGACCCGGAGACCGCGCGCGAGCGGTTCACCGAGGCGCCGGACCGGCTGGAGTCGGAGCCGGCCGAGTTCCACGCGCGCGTGCGCTCCGGCTTCCTCACGCTGGCCGCGTCCGACCCCGGCCGCTACCTCGTGGTGGACGCGGGCCAGGAGCCCGAGTCCGTCACGACCGTCATCCGGCACCGGCTCGACCAGGCCCTGCCCCTGTCCGAGCAGGAGATCCGGGAGCAGGAGGAGGCGCGGCGCAAGGCCGAGGCGGAGGCCCGTAGGAAGGCCGAGGAGGAGGCCGCCCGCAAGGCCGAGGAGGAGCGGCAGGAGCGCGAGCGCCAGGAGCAGCTCGCCCGGCTGCGCGCCGAGGAGGAGGAGCGCAAGCGCCGCGAGCTGGAGGAGGCGCAGCGCCGCGAGGCCGAACGGCAGGCGGAGGAAGCCCGGCAGCGCGCCGAGGAGGCGGCCCGCCGTGCCGAGGAGGAGCGCCAGCGGCTCCTCGCCGAGGAGAAGGCCCGCGCGGAGGAGGAGGCCCGGCACCGCGCGGAGGAGGAACGCCGCCGCAAGCAGGCCGAGGAGGAGGCCCGGCTGCGTGCCGAGGCCGAGGAGCGGCGCCTGGAGAAGCAGCGCAAGGCGGAGGAGGCGCTGATGCGGGCCGAGGAGGCGCGCCGCCTGGCCGAGCGTGCCGCCACGGCGGCGGAGGCGGGCCCGAAGCCGACGCGTCCGGCGGCACCGGACAGGACCCCCGACGCGGTGACGGTGCCGACGCCGGTGGTGGATCCGGCGGACGCCGCCCGCAGGCGGGGGGACGAGACGGCCGTGCTGCGCAGGGTGGAGGACGGACCCGGGGAGGAATCCGGGGCCGGTCCGGACACCTCCGGTTCATCGCGTACGTCCCGTACCTCGGACTCCGATGTGACGGCCGAGCTGCCGCAGCCGCCGGCTCCTTCGGGGGCGGCGGACGAGACGACGGTGCTGCCTCCGGTGCGAGCGGCGGACGAGACGGCCGTGTTGCCGCAGGTGGAGCCGCGAGAGGC
Encoded proteins:
- the tmk gene encoding dTMP kinase, coding for MTRAEQPTAPHPAPDEALAADSRERAVRALLRRPQLRRLWSAQLVGGVGDVLALLVLVLLALQAAIADGSFGGGYRGVAFAVATVFGARILATLLFGAVLLGPLTSLTSKEGPLDRRWTMVGADGLRAALLIVAPLWIDWTPENALALLLVTVFVTGVAERFWTVCRESAAPALLPAPPLEGATVRPLPDHMDALRRLSLRTGFVAIPLGAAALVTAALFNNLLGTGIDWFGEHQAALASYVAAGLFAASLSVVTFLELPDTRTPRARSPLEGLRRPKTGTGVDKGRTGAIPLLVPACAAVAGAVSASVAVSVLHAKDLGGGPVLYGLLVLALTGGVGVGIRTAPKVLVSLSRRRLLALAIALTGIALLVAGLVPDVTTVLLVLVLAGVAAGVAANTGHTLLDQETEDFRRPRTTEHLHAVVRVSVALGAVVAPVVAAAIGPHRLENGRFVFAHGGAAFTLMLVGALLLPVAALVLAKVDDRSGVPLRHDLRDALLGGDDPEQAPAATGFFVALEGGDGAGKSTQAAALAEWIRAKGHEVVVTREPGATPVGKRLRSILLDVSSAGLSHRAEALLYAADRAEHVDTVVRPALERGAVVISDRYIDSSVAYQGAGRDLSPTEIARINRWATNGLVPHLTVLLDVDPETARERFTEAPDRLESEPAEFHARVRSGFLTLAASDPGRYLVVDAGQEPESVTTVIRHRLDQALPLSEQEIREQEEARRKAEAEARRKAEEEAARKAEEERQERERQEQLARLRAEEEERKRRELEEAQRREAERQAEEARQRAEEAARRAEEERQRLLAEEKARAEEEARHRAEEERRRKQAEEEARLRAEAEERRLEKQRKAEEALMRAEEARRLAERAATAAEAGPKPTRPAAPDRTPDAVTVPTPVVDPADAARRRGDETAVLRRVEDGPGEESGAGPDTSGSSRTSRTSDSDVTAELPQPPAPSGAADETTVLPPVRAADETAVLPQVEPREADETAVLPPVRDDAPADRVPPGIFRDERQPERADDRTRELPQVDPQSAEPEARRRRRPRSDWAEETPLDDLPSLADELLGPREDEYDDERGQGQGRGRR